ATAGTTAACTGTTGCACAGTTATTCCTCCATATACAGCACACTCGATGCAGctgtaaaatattaaatattactgacACAAACTTGTGCATATTATGGTATAAAAGTGTGTGTTAGCTGATACCTTTGTATCAAAGGTATATACAGTTTATGAGGTCAACATTTTAAAGAATGCAGTAGCTTGAAGTTTAAAAATAACAGACATGGACAGTTATAAAAGGGTGAAGAGCATTTGTCCGCTTGGCTTTTCAGCACCAACAAAACACTGACAGAAAACTGTTTCCTATAAAGTTCTCGCACATTTTAATGTCAGTTTGATCAAAGCATTTGTTTGTCTTTGTGGTCGATATTAGTCAAAAAAGTGGCTCAGATCCTCTTGAATCTCAGCCTCGTCCCACGGTCCATGGATGTTATCCTTGTGTTTCTGCAGCCTGACTAGCAGGAAGGGACAAAGCAGAGTCAAGCTTCCTAAAGCTGAGGCCAAAAGCACGGCTCCACCCTGCCACTGGGACCCGAGACCCCCAACTCCTACAACACACACGCCTACACACACCCATGTGAAGTGCTGAGGGGCGTTCTCCCTCACCCTCTGCATCAGGCAGGGCCACAGTGCAAACACCAACAGGGCGGAGCTGAGCATGGCAAAAGTGTGCAGAGCTCCTGGGAGCCGAGAGGCCAAACATACCGACGCAAACAGGGCTGCGTTTAGGGACAGGCTGCCCGGCGGTGATGGCTGTGTGTAAGGGAATGACAGCAAGTGGGCCAGCAGCATCACAGCAGACATGGCGTACACCGTGTCCGTGCTCACAGACTCTGTCAGCGTCTTTAGGATGGGGGAGAAGCCAAAGGTGAAAGAAAGGAAAACGGCAGCACTCTGCAAGTCAGCCAGACGGGTGCGGGGCTCAGAGCCCGATTCGGTCTGAGACGTCAAGACTTGGTATAGTCCGTAACCCAGCAGGGCACAGAGGAGACTGGTGCACAGAAGGGTATCTGGGCTCAGCAAACCCTGAAGGGAGGACAGAGAAGTGAAATCACAGTTTTAGCTCCATCCGATGCCCACAAACATTGTTAGAAATGTTTATTCTTATCAACAGGTTGGATATTATTAACTTTGTCTGCTAACTGTATTTGAATGGCTGAGGAACTGTGTCACAGCTTCACAGTTTAAAACACATGCAAATAATTCTTGCTCTGGCAACACAATTCAGAAGAAGCAACTGAGTTAGGAAGTTGGTCACAAATTCTGGTACTGATTTGAAAATTTGTTAAAGATACAAAAGGAAAAgttacacaatataacaaaatgttgcATCGACATTATCATGTACCACtgacacaatatacaaagaaaATACTGAAATGGTAATCTGTGGTGGATGTTAGTGGGATATTTCTGTGTTGTATTTGGGAATTTACTGTGGTCAAAGCATTTTGGGGGGAAAATATAAAAACTCTAAAAAAGTGAATAGGGGGTGAGATCTCGAATACCAAATCTGTCAAAGTGTCTATTGCCAATCATAATGGCCTGTTTGGGCACACTGGATTTaatatatttcttttttcagGTTAACCAGGTATCCTTTTTATACTGTTATACCTTTATATTTGTCTACTCGCgagctctgcacaagaattccAGTGTACCCAAACCTTGTCTTGCCAAAACCACAGCATGAACCACAGCTTGGCCCCGAGTCTCTGTATACCAGGCAGCTACAGAGGATCACTAAGTCTATTATAAATGACCATTCACACCCTCTACAGAGAGAATTCCACCTTCTTCCCTCTggtcaaagtgctacaggaacaGTTTTGTTCCAGCTGCTATTATTCAGTTAAATAAATAATCGTAGTCAATTTTGCACCATTTTTGGATGTTGCCGGGCTGTGGTCTAGTGAGGCTTTGAGCACTTTCATGTTTGTGTCAGGTCTCTGTGTATATCAGTGTTGTCCTATATGTTTAATAAGTTGGATGGGCTCTGTTACTGCAACACAAATCTACCTACAGGTATCAATAAAGTAACCTGAACCTTGCATGCGAGTACAAAGGGCAAATAAAGTCTCTCTCGACTGGAAATCAGCTGAAGCTCCTAACAAAACAGAATGAGTGTTCATGATAGAAATAACCTGTCATCCAGGTAGATGTAGTATAGAAATTTACACAAAGCAACTGGTGTCCTCCTTTAGTCTTCAAGAGGTTACTTTGATAAGTAGTGCAACATCTTATAAAGTAAACAGGAAGCTGCTTTAGTGTAAACTTCGAGATAGAACATCACATGAATGTTTCAGCAAGCTGAGATCAAACCACTAAAAAAAGACAAGGATTCTCTAAAATCACAAAATGTTTGAAAGGCAGCACTTCCtggactaaaataaataaataaataaataaacagaagcaaaaaacaaaaacaaccccccccccccccccaaaaaaacagtaTTTCAAGATGCTCTTTAGAAAAGAAGCCGCACATCCAAAAACAAGAAAAACCCCAAGGCACTTACAAATACTTAATAAAGTCCTTACGAAGGCTTGATGCTGaaacatgtgagagttttttatgGTTTAAAATGACCTATCCAAAAAAGTAAAGACTTTTTAACTATATGTAACAGAGTGTGCTttggagtttttttgtttgttttatactaGGATTCTGATTGGAATTTCTTTTGGGGATATCTAAGAACCACTAATATGCACATAAAATTCAGTATTTGTCTGTACTGTACAGGTATATTTGTTTTTCAATTAGTGTTATGTTTGTTAATTGGAGGCAGTGCCTGtgctaaattattaaattaatcaacCATCAAAGATGAGTAGAAAACTCAAATGCTtaattgctaacaaaattttaatatGATTAGGTTAGTAAAAAGTGAACTTGTCTATTAATTTTCATCATGATCTGTGACTGAATTATACATTCATGTCCCAGTTGCTAGAGCAGAGAGCCACTGTGGTCCATTCTACAATGCTAGACCACAGATGATTCCAAAAGTTGTACCTGCTCCATGTAGAGCCAAAGGGTGATGAAAATGGCCACACAGGACAGCTGTTGTCCCACAAAACCCGCTTCTTTCACTACAGCCCAGTAGTGGTACTGCCGGATGCCCTCATTCCTCCGTAACTCCTCCAGGAACCGCTGGTCCACATAGTTATCAGGGAAAGGCTGGTGTTCCCACAACACTTTCCGCCAGGGTACAGCTGGACCTGGAGCACTGTCTGGCCCCATCACCCTGAACAAGCAGAGATTTATGAACATTACAAATCAACAAAATACACTTAAAATACTATCAAACATGGCACTTTTAGGAGAC
The nucleotide sequence above comes from Thalassophryne amazonica chromosome 10, fThaAma1.1, whole genome shotgun sequence. Encoded proteins:
- the LOC117519124 gene encoding phosphatidylinositol N-acetylglucosaminyltransferase subunit C-like, giving the protein MGPDSAPGPAVPWRKVLWEHQPFPDNYVDQRFLEELRRNEGIRQYHYWAVVKEAGFVGQQLSCVAIFITLWLYMEQGLLSPDTLLCTSLLCALLGYGLYQVLTSQTESGSEPRTRLADLQSAAVFLSFTFGFSPILKTLTESVSTDTVYAMSAVMLLAHLLSFPYTQPSPPGSLSLNAALFASVCLASRLPGALHTFAMLSSALLVFALWPCLMQRVRENAPQHFTWVCVGVCVVGVGGLGSQWQGGAVLLASALGSLTLLCPFLLVRLQKHKDNIHGPWDEAEIQEDLSHFFD